Part of the Bryobacteraceae bacterium genome is shown below.
TTGCTGGTGGAAAGCACATTGCTGGCTCTGGGTGGAGCCATCGCCGGCCTGGCTCTCGGGCAGGCCGCCGCTCGCTTCGTGATCTCGCGCCTCGGCCCGGCTGGAGGCGTGACCGTGGATCTCTCGCCGGACTGGAATTTTGTTTCCTACCTGATCGGCCTCGTCGTTCTCTCCACGGTCGTGTTCGGATTCGCGCCCGCCGCGCAGATGCTTCGCGCGGGACTCACGGCGTCCATCAAGGGCGATTCCGCGCCGGGAGCCGCCGGCGGACGTTGGCTTCCCGCGCTGCTGGTGGGCGGCCAAGTGGCGGCCTCCGTGGCGCTCTTGATCGCTTCACTGGTTCTCGTGCGGGGCTTCTGGTCCGGGCTCGCCATGGACCCCGGGCACGCGCGCTCGAATGTCATGGTGTCCGTGCTGGACCTCAGTGCGGCGGGCGCGCCGGCCGAGTCCACCGAACAGCGATGGCGGAGCCTGATCGATCGTGTCTCGCGAATGCCGCGGGTTCGCTCGGTTTCCCGGGCGGCTCTGCCGCCGGTTCGCGCCACGTCCCGAATGGGGGCGAACCAGATCGAGGTGGATGGGAAGGCGGCGCCGGGCGCCATCACCATCCAGCAGTTCGCCGTCGATGAAGGATACCTGCGCACTATGGGGATAGGACTCGTGGAGGGCCGTGAGTTTACGCGGCGGGATCTCGCCGCCGGCGCGCGGTCCATTATCGTGGACCAGCGTTTGGCCGATCGTTACTTTCCGGGACGGAGCGCCATCGGGCGTCGCATCAACGGCCTGGAGGTGGTCGGCGTCGCCGCCCCGCTCAGAGGCTTTACGCGGGAGTCGGCTGCCGTTCCCGCGCAGTACACGCCCATCGAACCTTTGGCCGTGGCCGCGCTGGTGGTCCGGTACGAGGGTCCCCGGGAGGACTTTTCGCGGACCTTGCGGGCGGAACTGAAGGCCATCGACCCCGCTCTGATGGTGGAGGCGGAGGACATCGCCGACATCATTGAGGATCGGATCTCAACGGTCAAGCTCATTGCCACCATCGCGCTTGCCATCGGCGTCTCCGCGTTGCTGCTTGCCTGTACCGGCATCTACGGCTTGGTTTCATTCTTGATGAGCCGGCGCACCCGGGAGATCGGGATCCGGCTGGCGCTCGGGGGCTCGAAGCAAGGCGTTGTGGGGGCCGTGGCCCGGCCCGGGCTGCGGGCGATCCTGGCCGGGTGGCTCGCCGGCATGTTGACCGCGGCGGTCGCCACGCGACTGCTCGAAAGCTTCTTGTATGGACTGAACCCGCTGGACCCCGTTTCGTTCGCGGCGGCGGGAGCTGCGATGGCTCTGGTGGCGGCGATATCCATCCTGGTTCCGGTCCACCGTGCCCTCCGCATCGATCCGGCCCGCGTGCTCCGGCTCGAGTGACGCCGGGCCGCTGGTGCGCCGATGGGCCCCGCGCTACACTGAAGTAGCTCGGGCAAATGGCCGTAAATCCTCCCCCACCCGATCTCGAGCGCGACAAGGAGCACCAGGTCCGCGCAGTCCTCCGCGACGACACCAGTTTCGCGTCTGCTCGCATCACCATCTTCCAGTACGTCGCCGTCACTATTGTTCTCTACCTGCTCGCCGGCTTCTGGATGGTCCAGGTCCAACAAGGCGACTACTACGCCGACCTCGCCGCCAAGAACCGCATCCGCGCCACTCCTATCCTCGCCCCCCGCGGCAAGATCCTCGATCGCGACGGCCGCGTCATCGTCGACAACCAAGCCTCTTTCAGCCTCGGCATCAATCGCGAAAAGCTCCGCGACGAACATCTCGACCCCATCTGCGCCGGCCTCGATATCGATTGCGACAACCTTCGCGACCGCCTCCGCCGCTTCGATCGCTCCCGCTCCCGCCTCACCACCGTTCCCGTCGCCGAGAGCCTCACTCCCGCTCAAATCGCCTTCGTCGAGGCCCGCCGCGACGAAGCCACATTCCCGGAACTCGAGGTGCTGCAGGATCACCGCCGCGTCTACCCGCGCGAGGGCTTCCTCGCTCACGTCACCGGCTACGTCGGGGAAGTCAGCGAATACGAACTGGGCACCGCCGAGTTTGTCCGCTACAAACAAGGCGACCTCATCGGCAAGGCCGGCGTCGAGCGCTGGCACAATGACCTGCTGATGGGCGAAGACGGCCAGCGCCGCGTCATCGTCGACAATCGGGGCCGCGAGATCAACGTCATCGCCAAGAAGGAAGCCATCGCCGGCGCCACCATCCGCCTTACCATCGATCTCGACCTCCAGGCCGTCGCCGATGTCTCCATGAACGGCCGCCGCGGCGCGCTCGTCGCCCTCGACCCTCGTACCGGCGAAGTCCTCGCCCTTCTCAGCAATCCCACCTTCGACCCCAACAAGTTCGTCGGCCGCATCCGCCGCGCCGATTGGGACGAGATCCGCAACAACCCGGATCGCCCCATGTTCAACCGGGCCATCCAAACTCACCTCGCGCCCGGCTCCACATTCAAGCCCATCGTCGCCATGGCCGGCCTCGAATCCGGCGCCATCGACGAAGAGACTGAGTTCCACTGCGCCGGCGGCGCCAGCTTCTACGGCCACTACCGCAAGTGCCATTCCGTGCACGGTCCGGTGTCGCTCCACCGCGCCATCAAGCAGTCCTGCGACGTCTTCTTCTATAACTTGGGCAACCGGCTCGGCGTGGATCGCATCGCTGAGTTCGCCAATCTCGCCGGACTCGGCCAGAAGACCGGCATCGACCTTCCCTCGGAATACGAAGGCCTTGTCCCCTCCAAGCGCTGGAAGATCCGCACCTTTCGCCAGCCCTGGTTTCCCGGCGAAGTCATCTCCGTCGCCATCGGCCAAGGCGCCGTCGAACTTACTCCCCTGCAACTGGCTCACGCCCTCGGCGGACTCGCCCTCGGCGGCTTCTGGGCTCAGCCCCACCTGCTGGCCTCTCCCGCTCCGAAACTGCCCGAACCGCGCCAACACAAGCTGCGCCAGGAAACCGTGCGGCCCATCGTCGCCGGCATGTACGGCGTCATGAATGAGGCAGGCGGCACCGCCGTCCGCCATCGCATGGAAGGCGTTCCCATCTGCGGGAAAACCGGGACGGCGCAGACGGTCTCGAACCAGCTCGCCAATTCCCGCCGCGACCCCAAGACCGGCAAAACGGCTTTCACCGACAACGCCTGGTTCGTCGGCTACGCCCCGTGCGACAAACCGGAAATCGCCGTTGCCGCCCTGCTCGAAGGCGGCGAGCATGGTGACCGCGCAGCACCGCCGGTCCGCGACGTCATCCTTTCTTATTTCGCCAAGAAGGCGCGCAAACAGCCCGGCGCCGTCCTTAGCGCCGCCGCCGGGAGGCAGAAGCCTTGAGGCCGAGGCGCCTGGCCAAGTGCGGGACCCGGAGGAGCCTCTAGATGGCCTCGTCCTATCGCCGCATTCGCGACATTGACTGGCTGATGGTCTCCGTCGCCCTGTGCATCTGCGCGCTCGGCGTCCTCCAGATTTTCAGCGCCACGCACGAAACCCGTTGGGAAGCTTCCTGGTGGAAACAGATCGTCTTCATCGGGGTTGGGCTTCTCCTGCTGTGGCTCATCACCACGGTCGACTACCACACCCTGATGGCCCAGGTCCCCATCTACTACGCGCTGGCGGTTGGTCTGCTGATACTAGTGCTTCTCGTAGGCACCAGCGGAGGTGGCGCGCGCCGCTGGATTCCTATCTTCGGCGGCTTTCACTTCCAAGTGTCCGAGTTCGCCAAATTGGTGATAATATTGCTGGTAGCCAGATATTTGACAAACCAGAAGCGAGAGCACCTGGAGGGCGTCGAGATTCTGAAAGTCTTGGCCCTGATCGTGGTGCCGATGGCCCTGGTGATGAAGGAACCGGACCTTGGGACCGCGCTGACTTACTTGCCGGTCCTGGCGATGGGTGTCTTTCTTGCCGGTCTGCGCATGCAGCAATTCCTCGTAATCGGGATTGTCGCCGTGGTGGTGCCCCTGTTCGCATACCACTTCGTCCTGCATGACTATCAGCGCAGCCGGTTGCACACCTTCCTCAATCCGGAACTGGATCCGAGGGGTCGCGGGTATCAGGTCATCCAGTCGCAGATCGCCGTCGGCTCCGGTGGTATGTGGGGCCGGGGCGTGACGCAGGGTACGCAGACCCAAGGCCGGTTTCTGCCGGCCACGCACACGGATTTTATCTTCGCTGCGTTTGGCGAAGAGCACGGTTTCGTGGGCGTTTCCGTCGTTCTCGCGTTGTATTTGCTGTTGTTGCTGCAGATCGTGCAGAGTGCGCAATCGGCGCCGGATCGCGCCGGGATGTATATCTGCATGGGCGTTGCGTCGTTGTTGCTGTTCCACGTCCTCGTGAACGTCGGAATGGTTGTGGGACGGATGCCGGTCACCGGGATCCCGTTGCCCCTGATGAGTTACGGGGGCTCGAACACAATCTCGATGTTCATGATGCTCGGGCTGGTGAACAACGTGCGGCTGCGGCGGTTTGTAAGCTAACCTCGCCCGGTTGTTTCCGCGGCGGGCGCCGGGCCGGATGTTTCGGTCCGCTTACCCGGCCTGGAGGCCGGAGAAATGGATTTCGCCGCGCGTGCGCGGCTTCGGTTGGATTTTGGGCGCGCCGGTGGCATCTCTTGCTTCCGATGGCGCGCTGGCAGATTAATAGGTGGCGGCTTTGAACGGAGGCAGGTGGGCGCCCGGGAGTACGGTGCGCGGCCGAGCGTTCGCCGCGATGGAGTTTGAAACTTTGACGATCCTTTCGTTTCGGGTCCTGCCGGTAGCGGGCAGGCCTGCCTTTGGCTCCTCTCCATCCCGGTGTCCCCTTTTTCCTCTCGCCTTTGCCGCTCCGGAAGCGGAGATTCGCAATGACCAAGGAACTGGTGATTTCTTCCAATCGCCATGAAACCAAACTTGCCGTCCTTGAGGACGATCAACTCGTAGAAATCTACTTCCAACGCTCCAACGAGTATTCGCTCGTCGGCAGCGTTCACAAGGGCCGCGTCACTCGCGTTCTGCCCGGAATGCAGTCCGCCTTCGTCGACATCGGCCTCGAGCGCGACGCATTCCTCTACGTTTCCGACTTCCTCGAACAGTCCGGCGAAGACTACGAGCGTATTTCTACCGCCGACGAGCGCGGAGACCGGGATCGCGGAGATCGTGAGCGCGGCCGCCGAGGCGACCGTGGCGAACGCGGCGAACGCGGCGAACGGGGGGATCGAGGCGAACGCGGCGCCCGCCAGTCGGCGCCCGCCCCCACCGAAGAAGCCGCCGCCGAAATCGTCGAAGCGCCAGCCGCCGACGCCGCCGCCGAGGGAGAACCCCAAGCCGCCGCTCCCGCTGATCGATCGGGCGCCGCAGCCCCGGCCGGTGACCGCGGAGACCGCGATAGCCGCCGCACCCGTGGCCGCCGCCGCCGCCGCCGCGGCCGGGGCAACGGGTTCCCTGAATCGAAGTATGCATCGGCGTCCGACGTTCCCGCCGACGAGGAGGAAGAGACGTCCGCCGCGGCCGAACCCGTCGATGACTCATCCGACGACGAACCACTCGTCCTCCCCGGCGAATCCATCGCCAAGTACCGCGCATCGGCTCCCGCCGCGCCGTCCATCGAAGACGACGAATCCGAATCCGAATCCGATACCGCCGATGAGCCCGCCGTCGAGGCGCTCGCCGACGAAGAACCCGCCGACGAGGAGTCCGCCGACGAGATCGCCGATATCCGCGCCGAGGTCGAAGCCATCGTGGCTGCGCGCGAAGACGACGAGATCAGTGAGGTAGAGACAGAAGCCGCTGACATCGAAACCGACGAGGACTCTGCCGAGGACGCCGCGGAATCCCGCACCGATGCGGATGACGTCGAGGAAGCCGAAGCCGCGGCTTACGAAATCGTCGATCGCCTCGACGACGACGATACGGAATCGGAACCGGCCGACGAGCCCGATGCCGTCGAGTCGGCCAGCTCGGATGAGGAAGCCGCGGACGAGGAAGAAACCCCCGCCGAGGCATCCGCCGAAGTGCGCGAGGAAGTGCCTGCCGCCCGCTACATCCAGCGTGGATCGCGCCGCATTCGCCGCCGGGGAGGCCGCGGTGAGCGCGGTGACCGTGGTGGAGATCGTGGAGATCGCGGTGACCGGAGCGCCACCGCCCGCTCCGGTGACACAACCGTGGAGCAGCCCGCCGAAGGCGCCGCGCCGGAAACGCGTCCCCAGGGCCGTGAACGCGGAGAGGGGCGCGAACGCGGCGAGGGCCGTGAAGGCCGCCGCGACCGCCGTGCCGAACGGCCGCCGCTGCCCTCCATCGCCGACCTCCTCAAGGAAGGCCAGGAGATCATCGTCCAGATCGCCAAGGAGCCGCTCGGCCAAAAGGGCGCCCGCATCACCTCGCACATCGCGATGCCGGGCCGATACGTGGTCTACATGCCCACTCTCGATCACCTCGGCGTCTCCCGCAAGGTGGGCAGCGACTCCGAGCGCCAGCGCCTGAAACGCATCGTCCAGACCCATGCCCAGGGCATGACCGGCGGCTTCATCGTCCGCACGGCCGGCGAAGGCAAGCCCGAAGCCGACCTCGCCGCCGACATGAACTACCTCTACAACCAGTGGCTCGATATCCGGAAGAAGGCCGAGAAACGGCACGCTCCGGCGTTGCTCCACCACGACCTCGAACTCGTAACACGGACCCTGCGGGACCAGGTGGGCGATCAGTTCAAGGCCATCTGGGTGGACAACGAGGAACTGTATGAATCCGTGGTCGGCTTCCTTGAGCGGTTCCAGCCGGCGCTGGTGAACCGCGTGAAGCTCTACACTCGCGAGGCCCCCGTCTTCGACACCTTCAATGTCACTTCGGAGCTCGAAAAGGCGCTCCGCCCGAAGGTCTGGCTCAAGAGCGGCGGCTACATCGTCATCAACCAGACCGAGGCGCTCGTGGCCATCGATATCAACACCGGTAAGTACGTGGGTAAGTCAAACCGGCTCGAAGATACGATCGTCAAGACGAACATCGAAGCCGTAAAGGAGATTGTCCGCCAGGTGCGCCTGCGCGACCTCGGCGGAATCATCGTCGTCGACTTCATCGACATGGACGAGCGCAAGAATCGCCAGAAGGTGATGCAGGCGCTCGAGGAAGCGATGCGGCTCGACCGCGCTCCCTACAAGATTCTCCAGTTCAACGATTTCGGCCTCGTAGCCATCACGCGCCGCCGCGTGAAGCAGAGCCTCGAGCGCGCCCTCTGCATGCCGTGCACCACCTGCGAAGGCGCCGGCTACGTGAAGAGTGTGTCCACCATCGTCGGCGAAGTCCTCACCGAGGCGCACAAGATCGCTCCGGCGCTCGAAGGCAAGGACGTCATGCTGCGCGTCAGCCCCGAGGTCGCCAAGGCGCTGAAGTCGGCCGAGGAGAACTACCTCCAGGAACTTGAAGACATCCTCGGGCGCACCGTGATCGTCAAGAGCGATCCGCTGCTGCACCCCGAGAAGTTCGACCTCGGGTAGCGGCCGCCGGCGAAGACCGGATCCCATCGCGCGCGGCTCCGGTCCGCGCGGGAGCGCCGTCTTTGCGGCAAGCGCCTTCAGCGCCGTTGGACCCGCCATCCACAGAGAATGCGGCGAGCGCCCGCTTGCCCTTGAGGGTTGGCCAGCTTGAGAAAAGGCGCCCGATTTCGAAAGTCCGCAACAGTATGGCTCCGGCGCTCGGCGCTTGGGCCGCGCCTGCTTGGTGCGTCGTCGCTTTTTGGACGCCGGCTCGTCCAGGTCGG
Proteins encoded:
- a CDS encoding Rne/Rng family ribonuclease, with product MTKELVISSNRHETKLAVLEDDQLVEIYFQRSNEYSLVGSVHKGRVTRVLPGMQSAFVDIGLERDAFLYVSDFLEQSGEDYERISTADERGDRDRGDRERGRRGDRGERGERGERGDRGERGARQSAPAPTEEAAAEIVEAPAADAAAEGEPQAAAPADRSGAAAPAGDRGDRDSRRTRGRRRRRRGRGNGFPESKYASASDVPADEEEETSAAAEPVDDSSDDEPLVLPGESIAKYRASAPAAPSIEDDESESESDTADEPAVEALADEEPADEESADEIADIRAEVEAIVAAREDDEISEVETEAADIETDEDSAEDAAESRTDADDVEEAEAAAYEIVDRLDDDDTESEPADEPDAVESASSDEEAADEEETPAEASAEVREEVPAARYIQRGSRRIRRRGGRGERGDRGGDRGDRGDRSATARSGDTTVEQPAEGAAPETRPQGRERGEGRERGEGREGRRDRRAERPPLPSIADLLKEGQEIIVQIAKEPLGQKGARITSHIAMPGRYVVYMPTLDHLGVSRKVGSDSERQRLKRIVQTHAQGMTGGFIVRTAGEGKPEADLAADMNYLYNQWLDIRKKAEKRHAPALLHHDLELVTRTLRDQVGDQFKAIWVDNEELYESVVGFLERFQPALVNRVKLYTREAPVFDTFNVTSELEKALRPKVWLKSGGYIVINQTEALVAIDINTGKYVGKSNRLEDTIVKTNIEAVKEIVRQVRLRDLGGIIVVDFIDMDERKNRQKVMQALEEAMRLDRAPYKILQFNDFGLVAITRRRVKQSLERALCMPCTTCEGAGYVKSVSTIVGEVLTEAHKIAPALEGKDVMLRVSPEVAKALKSAEENYLQELEDILGRTVIVKSDPLLHPEKFDLG
- the rodA gene encoding rod shape-determining protein RodA, with product MASSYRRIRDIDWLMVSVALCICALGVLQIFSATHETRWEASWWKQIVFIGVGLLLLWLITTVDYHTLMAQVPIYYALAVGLLILVLLVGTSGGGARRWIPIFGGFHFQVSEFAKLVIILLVARYLTNQKREHLEGVEILKVLALIVVPMALVMKEPDLGTALTYLPVLAMGVFLAGLRMQQFLVIGIVAVVVPLFAYHFVLHDYQRSRLHTFLNPELDPRGRGYQVIQSQIAVGSGGMWGRGVTQGTQTQGRFLPATHTDFIFAAFGEEHGFVGVSVVLALYLLLLLQIVQSAQSAPDRAGMYICMGVASLLLFHVLVNVGMVVGRMPVTGIPLPLMSYGGSNTISMFMMLGLVNNVRLRRFVS
- the mrdA gene encoding penicillin-binding protein 2, giving the protein MAVNPPPPDLERDKEHQVRAVLRDDTSFASARITIFQYVAVTIVLYLLAGFWMVQVQQGDYYADLAAKNRIRATPILAPRGKILDRDGRVIVDNQASFSLGINREKLRDEHLDPICAGLDIDCDNLRDRLRRFDRSRSRLTTVPVAESLTPAQIAFVEARRDEATFPELEVLQDHRRVYPREGFLAHVTGYVGEVSEYELGTAEFVRYKQGDLIGKAGVERWHNDLLMGEDGQRRVIVDNRGREINVIAKKEAIAGATIRLTIDLDLQAVADVSMNGRRGALVALDPRTGEVLALLSNPTFDPNKFVGRIRRADWDEIRNNPDRPMFNRAIQTHLAPGSTFKPIVAMAGLESGAIDEETEFHCAGGASFYGHYRKCHSVHGPVSLHRAIKQSCDVFFYNLGNRLGVDRIAEFANLAGLGQKTGIDLPSEYEGLVPSKRWKIRTFRQPWFPGEVISVAIGQGAVELTPLQLAHALGGLALGGFWAQPHLLASPAPKLPEPRQHKLRQETVRPIVAGMYGVMNEAGGTAVRHRMEGVPICGKTGTAQTVSNQLANSRRDPKTGKTAFTDNAWFVGYAPCDKPEIAVAALLEGGEHGDRAAPPVRDVILSYFAKKARKQPGAVLSAAAGRQKP
- a CDS encoding ADOP family duplicated permease, with the protein product MRSSGIRWLDKFRLRLRSLTRGRRMDEEADSELAFHFEETVASHIAAGMSRADARRKARLDFGFPDPLREQMREARGVHWIENLARDVGYAWRGLRAQPAFALSAIAALALGAGFNAAVFTLLYSLLLRPLPAPGAASVFNVHVGTQGDGSRSNHGSEYVVSYPEAVYIRNHTTGANVGLLGRTPIAWNDGNRRLAAHLVSENYFAVIAARPRLGRFFTPGESAPERSRLAVLSHSLWVAQFASDPNVVGRTLILNRQPFEVIGVAEADVIGSELQRPDLWLPIGAEPIARPLGSLLEQPEQAWVKLLARRREGVAESVMTAELRLVAAQSLARHYKNRTVRATIRRAAFLNSPDVAREGAAPLGVLVAAVVLILLVACANVANMQLARGTVRAREVAIRLAIGASRGRILQQLLVESTLLALGGAIAGLALGQAAARFVISRLGPAGGVTVDLSPDWNFVSYLIGLVVLSTVVFGFAPAAQMLRAGLTASIKGDSAPGAAGGRWLPALLVGGQVAASVALLIASLVLVRGFWSGLAMDPGHARSNVMVSVLDLSAAGAPAESTEQRWRSLIDRVSRMPRVRSVSRAALPPVRATSRMGANQIEVDGKAAPGAITIQQFAVDEGYLRTMGIGLVEGREFTRRDLAAGARSIIVDQRLADRYFPGRSAIGRRINGLEVVGVAAPLRGFTRESAAVPAQYTPIEPLAVAALVVRYEGPREDFSRTLRAELKAIDPALMVEAEDIADIIEDRISTVKLIATIALAIGVSALLLACTGIYGLVSFLMSRRTREIGIRLALGGSKQGVVGAVARPGLRAILAGWLAGMLTAAVATRLLESFLYGLNPLDPVSFAAAGAAMALVAAISILVPVHRALRIDPARVLRLE